From Rhodovastum atsumiense, a single genomic window includes:
- a CDS encoding amino acid ABC transporter ATP-binding protein yields MIRRPMLEIVGLEKRFGERQVLRGIDLRVETGELVFVIGPSGSGKSTMLRCCNRLEEPSAGDILVDNRNIMHGSTRDLNRMRLQVGMVFQGFHLYPHLSVMGNVTLAQRKALGRGRAEAEAKAMEMLDQVGLAHRATAMPAELSGGQQQRVAIARALALDPKVVLFDEPTSALDPELVGSVLKVMKQLKEKGLTMLVVSHEMGFAREAADRVVFMDQGVVVEEGPPEQIFGAPQAERTRAFLARVAR; encoded by the coding sequence ATGATCCGCCGGCCCATGCTGGAAATCGTCGGCCTGGAAAAGCGCTTCGGCGAACGCCAGGTCCTGCGCGGGATCGACCTGCGCGTCGAAACCGGGGAGCTGGTGTTCGTCATCGGCCCCTCGGGTTCGGGCAAGAGCACCATGCTGCGCTGCTGCAACCGGCTGGAAGAACCCAGCGCCGGCGACATCCTGGTGGACAACCGCAACATCATGCACGGCAGCACGCGGGATCTGAACCGCATGCGTCTGCAAGTAGGCATGGTGTTCCAGGGGTTCCATCTGTATCCGCACCTATCGGTGATGGGCAACGTCACGCTGGCGCAACGCAAGGCGCTGGGGCGCGGCCGGGCGGAAGCCGAGGCCAAGGCGATGGAGATGCTGGATCAGGTAGGACTGGCGCACCGCGCCACCGCCATGCCGGCCGAGCTGTCCGGCGGCCAGCAGCAGCGCGTGGCGATCGCGCGCGCCCTGGCGCTCGATCCCAAGGTGGTGCTGTTCGACGAACCGACCTCGGCGCTCGATCCCGAACTGGTGGGATCGGTCCTGAAGGTGATGAAGCAGTTGAAGGAAAAGGGGCTGACCATGCTGGTGGTCAGCCACGAGATGGGCTTCGCCCGCGAGGCCGCCGACCGCGTGGTGTTCATGGACCAGGGCGTGGTGGTGGAGGAAGGCCCGCCGGAACAGATCTTCGGCGCGCCGCAGGCCGAGCGCACCCGCGCCTTCCTCGCGCGCGTGGCGAGGTAG
- a CDS encoding D-amino-acid transaminase, with translation MTRIVHLNGQWLPETEARISIFDRGFLFADAIYEVTAVIGGKLVDYAAHAARLKRSLHEIGLGLPCAEEQMLALHREIVVRNDLKEGLIYLQISRGAEDRDFIYHDGLAPTFVMFTQARNVLGNPRIERGLKVVTAPDRRWSRRDIKTTQLLYPSLVKTAAHGQGADDVFLVEDGLITEASGANVHIIDRSGTLITRALSQAILPGITRASVLEIARAGGIPVEERGFSVAEAQAAAECFLSSATSFVMPVVEIDGQPISDGAPGPLTRRLRALYLEDRLAAAI, from the coding sequence ATGACGCGTATCGTCCATCTCAATGGACAATGGCTGCCCGAGACCGAAGCCCGCATCTCCATCTTCGACCGCGGCTTCCTGTTCGCCGATGCCATCTACGAAGTGACCGCGGTGATCGGCGGGAAGCTGGTCGATTACGCCGCCCATGCCGCCCGGCTGAAGCGCTCGCTGCACGAGATCGGCCTCGGCCTGCCTTGCGCCGAGGAACAGATGCTGGCGCTGCACCGCGAGATCGTGGTGCGGAACGATCTGAAAGAGGGGCTGATCTACCTGCAGATCTCGCGCGGCGCGGAGGACCGGGACTTCATCTATCACGACGGGCTGGCGCCGACCTTCGTGATGTTCACCCAGGCGCGCAACGTGCTGGGCAATCCGCGCATCGAGCGCGGCCTCAAGGTGGTCACCGCCCCCGATCGCCGCTGGAGCCGGCGCGACATCAAGACCACGCAATTGCTGTATCCGTCGCTGGTCAAGACCGCGGCGCACGGGCAGGGCGCGGACGACGTGTTCCTGGTCGAGGACGGGCTGATCACCGAAGCGAGCGGCGCCAACGTCCATATCATCGACCGCAGCGGCACCTTGATCACCCGCGCGCTGAGCCAGGCTATCCTGCCCGGCATCACCCGCGCCTCGGTGCTGGAGATCGCCCGCGCCGGCGGCATCCCCGTCGAGGAACGCGGCTTCTCGGTGGCGGAGGCGCAGGCGGCGGCGGAATGCTTCCTGTCCTCGGCCACCAGTTTCGTCATGCCCGTGGTCGAGATCGACGGGCAGCCGATCAGCGACGGCGCGCCCGGCCCGCTGACACGGCGCCTGCGCGCGCTTTACCTTGAAGACCGCCTCGCCGCCGCCATCTGA
- a CDS encoding SDR family oxidoreductase encodes MDLGLSGKRVLVLGASQGLGEAIAKGFLAEGAPVIAAARSVEKIEAWRAVLPQEQAARCRVIAVDLADPASVAALADTVLAEGGVDVLINNGGGPAPGGVLAQGPQVWASAFAAMAESLFVLTARLIEPMLQRGWGRIITVGSSGVEQPIPTLAVSNTIRASVAGWSKSLATEVAGRGVTVNMLLPGRIATPRVASLDATRAARAGLDVEEVRRQSMAEIPAGRYGRPEEFAAVAVFLASEQAGYVTGSMIRVDGGMIRAV; translated from the coding sequence ATGGATCTCGGACTGAGCGGCAAGCGGGTTCTGGTTCTCGGCGCGAGCCAGGGGCTGGGCGAGGCGATCGCCAAGGGGTTTCTCGCCGAAGGGGCGCCGGTGATCGCGGCCGCGCGTTCGGTGGAGAAGATCGAGGCCTGGCGCGCGGTGTTGCCGCAGGAGCAGGCGGCGCGGTGCCGCGTGATCGCGGTGGATCTCGCCGATCCGGCCAGCGTCGCCGCCCTTGCCGATACGGTGCTGGCCGAAGGTGGCGTCGATGTGCTGATCAACAACGGCGGCGGCCCCGCCCCGGGCGGGGTGCTGGCGCAGGGGCCGCAGGTCTGGGCCTCCGCCTTCGCGGCCATGGCGGAATCGCTGTTCGTGCTGACGGCGCGGCTGATCGAGCCGATGCTGCAACGCGGCTGGGGCCGGATCATCACCGTCGGCAGTTCGGGCGTCGAGCAGCCGATTCCGACGCTCGCGGTTTCCAACACCATCCGTGCCAGTGTCGCGGGCTGGTCGAAGTCGCTTGCCACCGAAGTGGCCGGGCGCGGCGTCACGGTGAACATGCTGCTGCCGGGTCGTATCGCCACCCCGCGCGTGGCCAGCCTGGACGCTACCCGCGCGGCCCGTGCCGGCCTGGACGTGGAGGAAGTGCGGCGCCAGTCGATGGCGGAGATCCCCGCCGGTCGCTATGGCCGTCCGGAGGAATTCGCCGCCGTGGCCGTGTTCCTGGCGAGCGAGCAGGCCGGCTACGTCACCGGCAGCATGATCCGCGTCGATGGTGGCATGATCCGCGCGGTCTGA
- a CDS encoding amino acid ABC transporter permease, translating to MGGLDHFLGTFFDAAVMAKYLPAILQGTLVTIEVGLGVIVTGILSGLVLACLRALRLRVLSWAIIGFADIFRALPPLILMLLLYFGLPAVEIRLSALAVLFLVLSLVLAAVAEEVFWAALTAIDKGQWEAGLATGLGFGGTLAYVAIPQALRLATPPLVNRMLTITKMTALGSVIGVSETLSAATTAQSFSGSATPLTLAAIAYLVVFLPFVALVRAVERRLAPGAGRKEA from the coding sequence ATGGGCGGGCTCGACCACTTCCTGGGCACGTTCTTCGATGCTGCGGTGATGGCGAAATACCTGCCTGCCATCCTGCAGGGCACGCTGGTCACGATCGAGGTGGGACTCGGCGTGATCGTCACCGGCATCCTGTCCGGTCTGGTGCTGGCCTGCCTGCGCGCGCTGCGGCTGCGGGTGCTGTCCTGGGCGATCATCGGCTTCGCCGACATCTTCCGTGCCCTGCCGCCGCTGATCCTGATGCTGCTGCTGTATTTCGGCCTGCCGGCGGTCGAGATCCGGCTGTCCGCCCTGGCGGTGCTGTTCCTGGTGCTGTCGCTGGTGCTGGCCGCCGTGGCCGAGGAAGTGTTCTGGGCAGCGCTGACCGCGATCGACAAGGGCCAGTGGGAAGCGGGGCTGGCCACTGGACTGGGCTTCGGCGGCACGCTGGCCTATGTCGCGATCCCGCAGGCGCTGCGCCTGGCCACCCCGCCGCTGGTCAACCGCATGCTGACCATCACCAAGATGACCGCGCTGGGCTCGGTGATCGGCGTGTCGGAAACCCTCAGCGCCGCCACCACGGCGCAGAGCTTCTCCGGCAGCGCCACGCCGCTGACCCTCGCCGCCATCGCCTATCTGGTGGTGTTCCTGCCCTTCGTCGCGCTGGTGCGCGCGGTGGAACGGCGGCTCGCCCCCGGCGCCGGCCGGAAGGAGGCGTGA
- a CDS encoding transporter substrate-binding domain-containing protein — translation MIPTFRRLSTALLLSALALPPIAARAAGPDLKTALDGTFAPHAMPTLSGGIEGFNVDLANLIAERLGRKITITAAEFSGLIPALQAGTYDFLAAPVTVNPERAANLLFSEGFMDADFRFLARKSAPDYKTFADLKGKVIAVNKGSNYDAFAREHAAEYGWTVESYGTNSDAVAAVLAGRADVNFAGVTVVAWAVKKNPALKLSFAVPSGQVWSLAFRKDDTTTRNLVDRAIECLKIDGSMAKLSQKWFGITPEPGQTIVTPVKGYGVPGFAGYVADEHKPSCTDLH, via the coding sequence GTGATCCCCACTTTCCGGCGCCTTTCGACCGCCTTGCTGCTCTCCGCCCTCGCCCTTCCCCCGATCGCGGCGCGCGCGGCCGGGCCAGATCTGAAGACGGCGCTGGATGGCACCTTCGCCCCGCACGCCATGCCCACGCTCAGCGGCGGCATTGAGGGCTTCAACGTGGACCTCGCGAACCTGATCGCCGAGCGGCTCGGCCGCAAGATCACCATCACCGCCGCGGAATTCTCCGGGCTGATCCCGGCCCTGCAGGCCGGCACCTATGACTTCCTCGCCGCCCCGGTCACGGTGAACCCGGAACGTGCCGCCAACCTGCTGTTCAGCGAAGGTTTCATGGATGCGGATTTCCGCTTCCTCGCCCGCAAGAGCGCGCCCGACTACAAAACCTTCGCCGATCTCAAGGGCAAGGTGATCGCGGTCAACAAGGGCTCGAACTACGACGCCTTCGCCCGTGAGCACGCCGCCGAATATGGCTGGACGGTGGAAAGCTACGGCACCAATTCCGACGCCGTGGCCGCCGTGCTCGCCGGCCGGGCCGACGTGAATTTCGCCGGCGTCACCGTGGTCGCCTGGGCGGTGAAGAAGAACCCGGCGCTGAAGCTGTCCTTCGCGGTGCCGAGCGGTCAGGTCTGGAGCCTGGCGTTCCGCAAGGACGACACCACCACTCGCAACCTGGTGGACCGCGCCATCGAGTGCCTGAAGATCGATGGCTCGATGGCGAAACTGTCGCAGAAATGGTTCGGCATCACCCCCGAGCCGGGCCAGACCATCGTCACCCCGGTGAAGGGCTACGGCGTGCCCGGCTTCGCCGGCTATGTCGCGGATGAGCACAAGCCTTCCTGCACCGACCTGCACTGA
- a CDS encoding amino acid ABC transporter permease — protein sequence MDLVLDQFLNWEIMQQALPLLLRGLLVTGEISLVVVTLGLLGGPLVALASLSPRPWLRRPIGLYVDIFRALPPLVLLIFVYSGLPFAGIRLDPFAAVVVAFFLNNSAYYGEIYRAGIQSVPKGQWEAARATGLGQTQTLLYVVLPQAVRNVLPDLLSNTVEVVKATSLASVVSLHELAYSANMVRSVTYNASSLVLAALIYLAILWPMVRLVSRFQRRLAI from the coding sequence ATGGACCTCGTGCTCGACCAGTTCCTCAATTGGGAGATCATGCAGCAGGCGCTGCCGCTGCTGCTGCGGGGCCTGCTGGTCACGGGCGAGATCAGCCTTGTCGTGGTGACGCTGGGTCTGCTCGGCGGGCCGTTGGTGGCGCTGGCCTCGCTCAGCCCGCGCCCCTGGCTGCGCCGGCCGATCGGGCTGTACGTGGACATCTTCCGTGCCTTGCCGCCGCTGGTGCTGCTGATCTTCGTCTATTCCGGCCTGCCCTTCGCCGGCATCAGGCTCGATCCGTTCGCCGCCGTGGTGGTGGCCTTCTTCCTCAACAACAGCGCCTATTACGGCGAGATCTACCGCGCCGGCATCCAGTCCGTGCCGAAGGGCCAGTGGGAGGCGGCGCGCGCCACCGGCCTCGGCCAGACCCAGACCCTGCTGTACGTCGTGCTGCCGCAGGCGGTGCGCAACGTGCTGCCCGACCTGCTGTCCAACACCGTCGAGGTGGTCAAGGCTACTTCGCTGGCCTCCGTGGTGTCGCTGCACGAGCTGGCCTATTCGGCCAACATGGTGCGGTCCGTCACCTACAACGCCTCCTCGCTCGTGCTCGCGGCGCTGATCTACCTGGCCATCCTGTGGCCGATGGTCCGCCTCGTCTCCCGCTTCCAGCGCCGGCTCGCCATCTGA
- a CDS encoding IS630 family transposase has translation MTGDILPPADRAHFLAMMRRQTNSAVHRRMNALLLLDDGWTAERVAEALFIDAETVREHRRRYALEGRTGIERLAYEGHAPALTEAQMAELATELSARLYLTAKAVCGFVAARFGITYTPHAMAKLLVRMGFVWKRPKCVPAKADAEAQRAFLAQTLAPLMAIAEANPAQPLYFVDATHPAYDAHPACGWIRRGETRMLKSNHGRVNVTLAGALSWPGREVVTREAKKMTGPEMVAFFAELAARHPTATAITLVLDNATYNRARVVRDWLATEDGHRIKLVYLPPYAPNLNLIERFWWFFKKHALWNVYYPTFADFKAGIIDFFSDIGRWKNDLLSLITDRFHFIDAQQTQISSA, from the coding sequence ATGACGGGTGACATCCTGCCCCCTGCGGACCGGGCGCATTTCCTGGCGATGATGCGTCGGCAGACGAACAGCGCGGTGCACCGACGGATGAACGCGCTGCTGCTGCTCGACGATGGCTGGACTGCCGAGCGGGTGGCGGAGGCGCTGTTCATTGACGCGGAGACGGTACGGGAGCATCGGCGGCGCTACGCGCTGGAGGGCCGGACAGGCATCGAGCGGCTAGCCTATGAAGGGCACGCCCCGGCCCTGACCGAGGCGCAGATGGCCGAGTTGGCGACGGAACTGTCGGCCCGGCTGTATCTGACGGCGAAAGCGGTCTGCGGCTTCGTGGCGGCGCGTTTCGGTATCACCTACACGCCGCATGCGATGGCGAAACTGCTGGTGCGCATGGGCTTTGTCTGGAAGCGGCCGAAATGCGTGCCTGCCAAGGCGGATGCCGAGGCACAACGGGCTTTCCTGGCGCAGACGCTGGCGCCGCTGATGGCCATCGCCGAGGCGAACCCGGCACAGCCGCTCTATTTCGTCGATGCGACACACCCGGCTTACGACGCCCATCCCGCCTGCGGCTGGATCCGGCGTGGCGAGACGCGGATGCTCAAGAGCAACCACGGGCGGGTGAACGTGACGCTGGCGGGTGCGCTGAGCTGGCCTGGCCGTGAGGTGGTAACCCGCGAGGCCAAGAAGATGACCGGCCCGGAGATGGTGGCGTTCTTCGCCGAACTCGCGGCCCGCCATCCGACGGCAACGGCCATCACCCTGGTGCTCGACAATGCCACCTATAACCGGGCGAGGGTGGTACGCGACTGGCTGGCGACCGAAGATGGGCATCGGATCAAGCTGGTCTACCTGCCGCCCTATGCGCCGAACCTCAACCTGATCGAGCGCTTCTGGTGGTTTTTCAAGAAGCACGCGCTATGGAACGTCTATTATCCCACGTTTGCCGACTTCAAAGCCGGGATCATTGACTTCTTCAGCGACATCGGCCGCTGGAAGAACGACCTCCTGTCGCTCATCACCGATCGCTTCCACTTCATCGACGCGCAACAAACACAGATTTCATCCGCGTAG
- a CDS encoding Orn/Lys/Arg family decarboxylase produces the protein MAFHRRFPLDYHRRFKFLVCAPAFDGGKLEGQRLHEIISNIERLGFQVVRAHRPDDAELAIRTDAAIGCIVVDWGKGGALGRAAALIALVRKRGLDVPILILVRRKRLEDIPVEVLNDVDGYVFLAEETPEFIAKNLVGRLRNYAETLKTPFFGALVDYAEEGNQLWTCPGHNGGIFYGRSPIGRIFVEHLGEAVFRDDLDNSVLDLGDLLTHEGPALAAQREAARIFGAERTYFVLNGTSTSNKIALQALVAEGDLVLFDRNNHKAAHHGALFLGGGIPVYLETDRNAYGLIGPIDAEALDETRIRECIRCHPLVTDPDAWQRPRPFRVAVIEQCTYDGTIISAELILQKLGPLCDYIVFDEAWAGFMKFHPLYRGRYAMGLRGLNETQPGIIATQSAHKQLAGLSQTSQIHVRDRHIADQPRRLGHRRFNEMFLLHASTSPFYPLFASLDVGAHMMKGRQGEVLWDDTIRLGIELRKKMRAIRREFAEKETDAARRWFFEPFVPEVVMWRGDGEVAVPTPWEQVPTDDLATDPQYWLLNPGDAWHGFAHVAPGYAMTDPNKLTLLTPGIDRQTSEYQAHGVPAPVLAEYLRENRIVAEKNDLHSILFLLTPGVESSKAGTLLSWLVTFKKLHDDNAPLLEVMPELVRRRSPRYDGVGLRDLCAEMHGFYRDRQLGRLQRLQFRKRHFPTIAMKPDEAVRQLVRNNVDYLPIDCISGRIAATLMLVYPPGIATIVPGERLDERAQPMIEYLRVFECAANLFPGFETEIQGVYREHEANGSMRFYTYVVRE, from the coding sequence TTGGCGTTCCATAGGAGATTTCCCCTGGACTACCACCGTCGCTTCAAGTTTCTGGTCTGTGCTCCAGCATTCGATGGTGGGAAGCTAGAGGGCCAGCGGCTGCATGAGATCATCTCGAATATCGAGCGTCTTGGTTTTCAAGTCGTGCGTGCTCACCGGCCGGACGATGCGGAACTGGCGATCCGCACCGATGCAGCCATTGGCTGCATCGTTGTGGATTGGGGAAAGGGAGGTGCGCTTGGCCGCGCTGCCGCCCTGATCGCTCTGGTACGCAAACGCGGCCTGGACGTCCCCATTCTCATTCTGGTGCGCCGCAAGCGCCTGGAGGATATCCCGGTCGAAGTCCTGAACGACGTGGACGGCTATGTTTTTCTTGCAGAAGAAACGCCTGAGTTCATCGCCAAGAACTTAGTTGGACGGTTACGTAACTACGCCGAGACGCTGAAGACTCCATTCTTCGGCGCTTTGGTGGACTATGCCGAGGAAGGGAACCAGTTGTGGACCTGCCCGGGCCATAATGGCGGCATATTCTATGGCCGCAGTCCGATCGGACGGATCTTCGTCGAGCATCTCGGCGAGGCAGTGTTCCGCGACGACCTCGATAACTCGGTGCTCGATCTTGGTGACCTATTGACGCACGAAGGACCAGCCCTCGCCGCGCAACGGGAAGCCGCGCGGATCTTCGGTGCCGAACGGACCTATTTCGTGCTCAACGGTACCTCCACCTCGAATAAGATCGCATTGCAGGCGCTGGTGGCCGAAGGTGACCTGGTGCTGTTTGACCGTAACAATCACAAGGCCGCTCACCACGGTGCGCTGTTTCTGGGCGGCGGCATTCCAGTCTACCTGGAGACCGACCGTAACGCCTATGGCCTGATCGGACCGATCGATGCCGAGGCACTGGACGAGACGCGCATCCGCGAATGTATTCGTTGCCACCCTCTGGTCACCGACCCCGACGCGTGGCAGCGCCCGCGACCCTTTCGGGTGGCAGTGATCGAGCAGTGTACCTACGATGGCACCATCATCAGCGCCGAACTGATCCTTCAGAAGCTGGGCCCACTCTGCGACTATATCGTCTTCGATGAGGCATGGGCGGGCTTTATGAAGTTCCACCCGCTCTATCGGGGCCGCTACGCCATGGGCCTGCGCGGCCTGAATGAAACGCAGCCTGGTATTATCGCCACCCAGTCTGCGCACAAGCAACTTGCCGGCCTGTCGCAGACCTCACAGATCCACGTTCGCGATCGTCACATCGCGGACCAACCGCGTCGGCTGGGGCACCGGCGCTTTAACGAAATGTTTCTGCTGCATGCCAGCACCTCGCCATTCTACCCGCTGTTTGCCTCGCTGGATGTCGGCGCCCACATGATGAAGGGACGGCAGGGCGAGGTGCTATGGGACGATACCATCCGGTTGGGCATCGAGCTGCGCAAGAAAATGCGGGCGATCCGGCGCGAATTCGCGGAAAAAGAGACCGATGCGGCGCGACGTTGGTTTTTTGAGCCGTTCGTGCCCGAGGTGGTCATGTGGCGCGGCGACGGGGAAGTCGCGGTGCCCACACCCTGGGAACAGGTGCCGACTGACGACCTCGCCACGGATCCGCAATATTGGCTGCTCAACCCTGGAGACGCGTGGCACGGCTTCGCGCACGTGGCGCCAGGCTATGCCATGACCGACCCTAACAAGCTGACGCTGCTGACCCCCGGCATCGACCGGCAGACCAGCGAGTATCAAGCGCATGGCGTGCCGGCCCCGGTGCTGGCGGAATACCTGCGCGAGAATCGCATTGTCGCGGAAAAGAACGACCTGCACAGCATCCTGTTCTTGCTCACCCCCGGCGTTGAGTCGAGCAAGGCCGGCACGCTGTTGAGCTGGCTGGTCACCTTCAAAAAGCTGCACGACGACAACGCGCCGCTGCTGGAGGTTATGCCTGAGCTGGTACGCCGCCGCAGCCCGCGCTATGATGGGGTCGGTCTGCGTGACCTGTGCGCGGAAATGCATGGCTTCTACCGCGACCGCCAGCTCGGCCGGTTGCAGCGGCTGCAGTTCCGCAAGCGCCACTTCCCCACGATCGCGATGAAGCCGGACGAGGCAGTGCGCCAGCTGGTGCGCAACAACGTCGATTACCTGCCTATCGACTGCATCTCCGGGCGAATCGCCGCGACGTTGATGTTGGTCTATCCTCCCGGCATCGCCACCATTGTCCCGGGCGAGCGCCTGGACGAGCGCGCCCAGCCGATGATCGAGTATCTGCGCGTGTTCGAGTGTGCCGCCAACCTGTTCCCCGGCTTCGAGACGGAAATTCAGGGTGTGTACCGGGAGCACGAGGCAAACGGCTCGATGCGATTTTATACTTACGTGGTGCGCGAATAG
- a CDS encoding dihydrodipicolinate synthase family protein has product MALIHRNTSGVYIIAATPFTETGAVDVAGIDSLVDFYAARGVTGMTVLGIMGEADKLTAEERRAVLDRFLARAGAMPVIVGISDSGMANLADFGKYAMDRGAAGVMVAPNRGVPREDRVIGYFAEVCRALGPDVPVVYQDYPQTTGVPVSVRTILEIADANPQIVMLKHEDSPGLAKITAIRAAEAKGGRERLSILVGNGGLHLPQELQRGVDGAMTGFAYPEALVDVVRLHQSGAVDRAEDVFDAYLPILRHEQQPGIGLALRKMILHRRGAIPCPAVRAPGPLLSPTDLAELERLMARTAARVASL; this is encoded by the coding sequence ATGGCCCTGATCCACCGCAACACCAGCGGCGTCTACATCATCGCCGCCACCCCCTTCACCGAAACCGGCGCGGTCGATGTCGCCGGCATCGATTCCCTGGTCGATTTCTACGCCGCCAGGGGCGTCACCGGTATGACCGTGCTCGGCATCATGGGCGAGGCGGACAAGCTGACCGCGGAGGAACGGCGCGCCGTGCTCGACCGCTTCCTCGCGCGGGCCGGCGCGATGCCGGTGATCGTCGGCATCTCTGATTCCGGCATGGCCAATCTGGCGGATTTCGGTAAATACGCCATGGACCGCGGCGCGGCCGGCGTCATGGTCGCGCCCAATCGCGGCGTGCCGCGCGAGGACCGGGTCATCGGCTATTTCGCCGAGGTCTGCCGGGCGCTCGGGCCGGATGTGCCGGTGGTCTACCAGGACTACCCGCAGACCACCGGCGTGCCGGTCTCGGTGCGCACGATCCTGGAAATCGCCGACGCCAACCCCCAGATCGTGATGCTGAAGCACGAGGACAGCCCCGGCCTCGCCAAGATCACCGCCATCCGCGCCGCCGAGGCCAAAGGCGGACGCGAGCGGCTGTCGATCCTGGTCGGCAATGGCGGGCTGCATCTGCCGCAGGAGTTGCAGCGCGGCGTGGACGGCGCCATGACCGGCTTCGCCTATCCGGAAGCGCTGGTCGATGTGGTGCGTCTGCACCAGTCCGGCGCGGTCGACCGGGCCGAGGACGTGTTCGACGCCTATCTGCCGATCCTGCGCCATGAACAGCAACCGGGCATCGGGCTGGCGCTGCGCAAGATGATCCTGCACCGGCGCGGCGCCATTCCCTGCCCGGCGGTGCGCGCCCCCGGCCCGCTGCTGTCGCCCACCGATCTGGCCGAACTGGAACGGCTGATGGCGCGCACCGCCGCCCGCGTCGCGTCCCTTTAA
- a CDS encoding aldose epimerase family protein, with amino-acid sequence MTALPANPYLAVRQAFDAPWPGPRGEMLRLAAGSLSATLCPADGGRLVSLAAGGVELLRPWTPERRAFQYGCFPMIPWVGRLREGRLGHAGQTHVLPVNKPPHALHGMACFAPWEVVDADGQSALLRFGLTKPWPWPGEVTQRVTLRPEALEMTLTVAARDVAFPAAAGWHPWFRKWLGAAGESGPVPPGEEATRLRVDFAADWQEEPGTDELPTGRRIPPRPGPWDDCFGFANRMQARLLWPDRLVLDMGADVASMVVFDKQPDATCVEPLSGPPDGVNTAPRLVLPGAPLMVRTQWVIKGTA; translated from the coding sequence ATGACCGCCCTGCCCGCCAATCCGTACCTCGCCGTGCGCCAGGCCTTCGACGCCCCCTGGCCAGGGCCGCGCGGAGAGATGCTGCGCCTCGCCGCCGGGTCGCTCTCGGCCACGCTCTGCCCGGCTGATGGCGGGCGGCTGGTCTCGCTCGCCGCCGGCGGGGTGGAGTTGCTGCGCCCCTGGACACCGGAGCGCCGCGCCTTCCAGTACGGGTGCTTCCCGATGATCCCCTGGGTCGGGCGGCTGCGTGAAGGCAGGCTGGGCCATGCCGGGCAGACCCATGTGCTGCCGGTAAACAAGCCGCCGCACGCCCTGCACGGCATGGCCTGCTTCGCCCCCTGGGAGGTGGTGGACGCCGACGGGCAGTCGGCGCTGCTGCGTTTCGGGCTGACCAAACCATGGCCCTGGCCGGGCGAGGTGACGCAGCGGGTCACGCTGCGACCGGAAGCGCTGGAGATGACGCTGACGGTGGCGGCCCGGGATGTCGCCTTTCCCGCCGCGGCGGGCTGGCATCCCTGGTTCCGCAAATGGCTCGGCGCCGCCGGGGAAAGCGGCCCCGTGCCGCCGGGAGAGGAAGCGACGCGGCTGCGGGTCGATTTCGCCGCCGACTGGCAGGAGGAGCCGGGCACGGACGAGTTGCCGACCGGCCGGCGTATCCCGCCGCGCCCCGGTCCCTGGGATGATTGCTTCGGTTTCGCCAACCGGATGCAGGCGCGCCTGCTCTGGCCGGATCGGCTGGTGCTGGACATGGGCGCCGATGTCGCGTCGATGGTGGTGTTTGACAAGCAGCCCGATGCCACCTGCGTCGAACCGCTTTCGGGACCACCGGACGGCGTGAACACCGCGCCCCGGCTGGTACTGCCTGGGGCGCCCCTGATGGTGAGGACTCAGTGGGTGATCAAGGGCACGGCGTGA